A window of Cohnella herbarum contains these coding sequences:
- a CDS encoding response regulator transcription factor — protein sequence MKVMIIEDDMLVRMGIKSLIPWSELGLEVVCEARDGAEAVELYETFLPEIALVDILLPKMNGLDFIEKVKPLNPGGEFIILTCNQDFETVRQSLRLGVHDFIVKSTMEIEELQRILKQLTDKMKAKSTSPQEEPTSEAGSRFIRKAGLLRDWLHGLYNGAETEDFAEKLGEFKYFLEEGQYQAWAVALDVSRSDSILTSQEVVKIGHSIDHMAAELYRGKLIGFVENIKDNRWHVLLRSGNGTEIDPELLIDSVSQYLGHSLSIAVSDRFTDWREWIEYDRMAGELLSLKYYREDDHLFQGEPPESTLSDAMFVWKKSMMNKLSGYLFEQAEDQLADLKRVIGPPYPKPALTYNVLEDVLFQLKQISEMTGRSLPEGQFQRTELLNCVSLSQAVHLLRSAIRVLQDPIAREKSGHERRKFVDATELFIQEHRFEDISLNGIAAHLKISPVYLSRIYKEEKGISFSNAVLTAKVEQAETMIRSGMTLTEISDKLGYLNLSSFTRMFKKIKGIAPSHYVETETETESESESV from the coding sequence ATGAAAGTAATGATTATAGAAGACGATATGCTCGTTAGAATGGGAATAAAATCGTTGATTCCTTGGTCGGAATTGGGACTTGAGGTGGTCTGCGAAGCAAGGGACGGAGCCGAGGCCGTAGAACTGTACGAGACGTTTCTGCCTGAAATCGCGCTCGTGGATATTCTGCTTCCCAAGATGAACGGGCTGGATTTTATTGAGAAGGTCAAACCGCTCAATCCTGGCGGAGAGTTTATTATTCTGACCTGCAATCAAGATTTCGAAACGGTTCGCCAATCGCTGCGTCTGGGCGTTCATGATTTCATCGTGAAGTCGACGATGGAAATCGAAGAGCTTCAACGGATATTGAAGCAGTTAACGGACAAGATGAAAGCCAAATCGACGTCCCCTCAAGAGGAACCGACATCGGAGGCGGGTTCGAGATTCATTCGCAAAGCGGGTCTGTTGAGAGATTGGTTGCACGGATTGTATAACGGCGCGGAGACGGAAGATTTCGCGGAGAAACTGGGCGAGTTTAAATATTTTCTCGAAGAGGGACAATATCAGGCATGGGCCGTGGCATTGGACGTTTCCCGGAGCGATTCGATTCTGACTTCCCAGGAAGTCGTGAAGATCGGCCATTCGATCGATCATATGGCTGCGGAGCTCTACCGGGGAAAGCTAATCGGGTTCGTGGAGAACATCAAAGACAACCGCTGGCATGTTCTGTTGCGGAGCGGGAACGGCACGGAGATCGACCCGGAGCTGTTGATCGACTCCGTGTCGCAGTATCTCGGTCATTCCCTGTCCATCGCGGTAAGCGATCGATTTACGGATTGGCGGGAATGGATAGAGTATGACCGTATGGCGGGCGAACTGCTCAGCCTTAAATATTATCGCGAAGACGATCATTTGTTCCAAGGGGAACCGCCCGAATCCACGCTTTCCGATGCTATGTTCGTATGGAAAAAGTCGATGATGAACAAGCTTTCGGGTTATCTATTCGAGCAGGCGGAAGATCAACTTGCCGACTTGAAGCGGGTCATCGGTCCGCCGTATCCCAAACCGGCGTTGACGTACAATGTACTTGAGGATGTTTTATTCCAACTGAAACAGATATCCGAAATGACGGGAAGAAGTCTTCCGGAAGGGCAATTCCAAAGAACCGAGCTGCTGAACTGCGTATCGTTATCGCAAGCCGTTCATTTGCTGCGCAGCGCGATCCGGGTGCTGCAGGATCCGATAGCCAGGGAGAAGAGCGGACATGAGAGAAGGAAGTTCGTCGATGCTACGGAGTTATTCATTCAGGAGCATCGCTTCGAGGATATTAGTTTAAATGGGATAGCCGCGCATCTGAAAATAAGTCCGGTTTATCTTAGCCGAATTTATAAGGAAGAGAAGGGAATATCGTTCAGCAACGCCGTATTGACGGCGAAGGTAGAGCAAGCCGAAACGATGATCCGAAGCGGAATGACCTTAACCGAAATTTCCGATAAGCTGGGCTATCTGAATCTCAGCTCGTTTACCCGGATGTTCAAGAAAATCAAAGGTATCGCTCCGTCGCATTACGTAGAAACGGAAACGGAAACGGAATCGGAATCGGAATCGGTATAA
- a CDS encoding sensor histidine kinase — translation MIRMKRRMNLITLILLLMCIIIIPVLIQGYMLGKGAVKQVETLYDKSVSSNMESLSISLDFYVNHIEDYLRTLSQDQELQRLLNRETNASIGSQAVMDRLKSFTAAYRLRVPLYVQILTDQGEVFSNSALHDTEVERFKQVLRGFNWPEERVPYDNNIMYRNVGANLHDLSGDHNALYFTKNIVQGNQALGLLNVMVNDSLFQRLLHKIQLNSSTLAFISQDNGELLISSEDSNSPLQELSKNAISKAKNNGGEYESFHIKWNGRSYFCSIQNIPFLRWYLIALTPEESLASPTKQLWNHTLTVTVASIVLISLILYIFTRKAMVPILNLSKTVRKIRFNDPAQGHSIHWQFQYKGLEEIEILFSGIQQMVSRINEQIERIQTDEREKSNLELNLLLSQIKPHFLHNSINSIRWMAEMKGEKTIAQTLVNLSSMLNYTLSKSLTIWSTVGEEMDYVKSYIAFQEKRIFMKIETIWNVPQEVRNARILKLTLQPIVENAILHGFADLDGITPRLTLSCVEEEGQLRVEVIDNGAGIEEAALAGMLLNDPDGTSDEERISGIGLKNVHRRLQLEYGAHYGIEIRSEIGKGTTVALTFPYIDHNGGESE, via the coding sequence ATGATTAGGATGAAACGCAGAATGAACTTGATCACGCTCATTCTTCTCCTTATGTGCATTATCATTATTCCGGTTCTTATCCAAGGTTATATGTTGGGTAAAGGAGCGGTTAAGCAAGTGGAGACGTTGTACGATAAATCGGTATCCAGCAACATGGAGTCGCTCTCCATCAGCTTGGATTTTTACGTGAATCATATCGAGGATTATCTTCGCACTCTGTCGCAGGATCAGGAATTGCAGAGGTTGCTGAATCGAGAAACCAACGCCTCTATCGGCAGCCAAGCCGTTATGGATCGCCTCAAGTCTTTTACCGCGGCCTATCGGTTGAGAGTTCCTTTATACGTACAAATCCTGACCGATCAAGGGGAAGTGTTCAGCAATAGCGCCCTGCACGATACGGAAGTCGAAAGGTTCAAGCAAGTGTTGCGCGGGTTTAATTGGCCCGAAGAAAGGGTTCCTTATGACAATAACATCATGTATCGTAACGTTGGCGCCAATCTCCACGATCTTTCCGGCGATCATAATGCCTTATATTTTACGAAAAATATCGTACAAGGAAATCAGGCTCTTGGCCTCTTGAACGTCATGGTGAACGATAGCTTGTTTCAACGGCTGCTGCACAAAATCCAACTAAACAGTTCTACGCTTGCTTTCATTAGCCAGGATAACGGAGAATTGCTTATTTCGAGCGAAGACAGTAACTCTCCTTTACAGGAATTATCGAAAAACGCGATTTCCAAAGCAAAAAATAACGGGGGAGAATACGAAAGCTTTCATATCAAGTGGAACGGGCGGAGTTACTTCTGTTCCATCCAGAATATCCCCTTTCTTAGATGGTATTTAATCGCCTTAACGCCCGAAGAATCTCTGGCCAGTCCGACTAAACAGTTGTGGAATCATACGCTGACCGTAACGGTAGCCTCCATTGTGTTAATTTCGCTTATCCTGTATATTTTCACAAGAAAAGCGATGGTGCCGATCTTGAATTTATCCAAGACGGTACGCAAAATCCGCTTTAACGACCCCGCGCAAGGGCATAGTATTCATTGGCAATTCCAGTACAAGGGATTGGAAGAAATCGAAATTTTGTTTTCTGGCATTCAACAGATGGTAAGCCGGATCAACGAACAGATCGAGCGGATCCAAACGGATGAACGGGAAAAATCAAACCTGGAATTGAACCTGTTGCTCTCGCAGATCAAGCCCCACTTTTTGCATAATTCGATCAACTCGATCCGCTGGATGGCGGAAATGAAGGGCGAGAAGACGATTGCCCAGACGCTTGTCAATCTGAGCAGCATGCTCAACTATACGTTAAGCAAATCGCTCACGATCTGGAGCACCGTCGGAGAAGAAATGGATTACGTAAAGAGCTATATCGCTTTTCAGGAAAAACGCATTTTCATGAAAATCGAAACGATATGGAACGTGCCGCAAGAAGTCCGGAACGCGAGGATTCTGAAGCTTACGCTGCAGCCGATCGTAGAGAATGCCATCTTGCACGGATTTGCCGATCTCGACGGGATAACGCCGCGATTAACGCTGTCGTGTGTCGAGGAAGAGGGGCAGTTACGGGTGGAAGTCATCGATAACGGAGCCGGTATCGAGGAAGCCGCCCTTGCCGGAATGCTTCTTAACGACCCGGATGGGACAAGCGATGAGGAAAGAATATCGGGTATCGGCTTGAAAAACGTGCACCGTCGCTTGCAATTGGAGTACGGCGCGCATTACGGCATCGAAATTCGAAGCGAGATCGGCAAAGGGACGACCGTCGCGCTGACTTTTCCTTATATCGATCATAATGGAGGAGAATCCGAATGA
- a CDS encoding P1 family peptidase produces the protein MRNPGIYRGKGISEKHNKIFLNREKYLRQTVDRNDRSLLDQPIGPSADRLIGRRTKVHAKGSITDVPGILVGHAEDQSGRTGCTVVLYPKGAVPGVDVRGGYPGTEQTDAIKPGTATDLVQGVLLTGGSNFGLAATAGVVNWLAGHGYGTRTEVGPLPTVPAAVIFDLYYAKGSRRPDARLGYKAAQAAKAGPVAQGSVGAGAGATVGKIYGTPMKGGVGTASWKIPGGPIVAAIVVVNALGDIWDEDHILAGALGPDGKFVNQTRAILKGIPPTPSSIRSGSTTIAVIATTAKLDKAEAGRVATLAHDGMARAVSPVHIQGDGDTVFCMATGTDTSGLIGNAAVTAIGTVAAVVLEQAIVRGVKAARAELKHQPKTK, from the coding sequence ATGAGAAACCCGGGGATCTATCGAGGCAAAGGGATATCCGAAAAACACAACAAAATCTTTCTAAACAGGGAGAAGTATCTTCGGCAAACGGTAGATCGAAACGACCGCAGCCTGCTTGATCAACCGATCGGACCGAGTGCCGACCGCTTAATCGGCCGGAGAACCAAGGTTCATGCCAAAGGGAGCATTACCGACGTTCCGGGCATCCTGGTGGGGCATGCGGAGGATCAAAGCGGTCGTACCGGTTGCACCGTCGTATTGTATCCGAAAGGCGCGGTTCCCGGCGTAGACGTCAGAGGCGGATATCCGGGGACGGAACAGACGGATGCGATTAAGCCCGGAACGGCAACGGACCTCGTACAGGGGGTTCTCCTTACGGGCGGAAGCAATTTCGGTCTTGCCGCGACAGCCGGGGTGGTGAATTGGCTTGCCGGGCATGGATACGGTACCCGGACCGAGGTTGGACCGCTCCCTACCGTGCCTGCGGCCGTTATTTTTGACCTTTATTACGCGAAAGGCTCCCGTAGGCCCGACGCGCGGCTGGGGTATAAGGCAGCGCAAGCCGCTAAGGCCGGTCCCGTGGCGCAAGGCAGCGTGGGCGCAGGAGCGGGTGCGACGGTAGGGAAAATCTACGGAACGCCGATGAAGGGCGGAGTCGGAACCGCCTCTTGGAAAATCCCGGGAGGACCTATCGTGGCCGCAATTGTCGTAGTTAATGCTCTTGGGGATATTTGGGATGAGGATCATATCCTAGCCGGAGCGCTCGGGCCCGATGGTAAATTCGTTAATCAAACTAGGGCGATCCTTAAAGGGATCCCTCCCACCCCAAGCTCGATCCGGAGCGGGAGCACAACCATCGCCGTTATCGCGACCACCGCCAAACTAGACAAAGCCGAGGCAGGAAGGGTAGCGACGCTCGCGCATGACGGCATGGCGCGGGCGGTTTCCCCGGTGCATATTCAAGGCGACGGGGATACCGTATTCTGCATGGCTACAGGAACCGATACTAGCGGGCTTATCGGCAATGCCGCCGTGACTGCCATCGGCACCGTAGCTGCTGTGGTACTCGAGCAGGCCATCGTCAGGGGAGTAAAGGCCGCTCGGGCAGAATTAAAACATCAACCCAAAACGAAGTGA
- a CDS encoding RNA polymerase sigma factor: protein MENSLLRESKEKTDEACAENPKRALPEAYDRHVDTVYRVCYSLMGNRQDAEDATHSVFVKLLESDKPFNDVEHEKAWLITAAQNHCRDLHRKWWRKKIVDLDAGALKLASMDAVRDRDMEDNLRKLPPTNRLVLYLYYYEGYKVNEIAEMLKLNPNTVKTQMRTARNRLKLEMGEDPRE from the coding sequence ATGGAAAACTCCTTGTTGCGCGAGAGCAAGGAAAAGACCGACGAGGCATGCGCCGAAAATCCGAAGCGCGCGTTGCCCGAAGCGTACGATCGTCACGTCGACACGGTGTACCGGGTATGCTACTCGCTGATGGGCAACCGGCAGGATGCGGAAGACGCGACGCATTCCGTCTTCGTCAAGCTGCTTGAAAGCGACAAGCCGTTCAACGACGTCGAGCACGAGAAGGCATGGCTCATTACCGCCGCGCAAAACCATTGCCGCGACCTGCACCGCAAATGGTGGAGAAAAAAAATCGTCGATCTCGACGCCGGTGCGCTGAAGCTTGCGTCGATGGACGCCGTCCGCGATCGGGATATGGAGGACAACCTCCGCAAGCTGCCGCCGACGAACCGGCTGGTGCTGTATCTGTACTATTACGAAGGCTACAAGGTGAACGAAATCGCGGAGATGCTGAAGCTGAACCCGAATACGGTCAAAACGCAAATGCGCACCGCCAGGAATCGGCTAAAATTGGAAATGGGAGAGGATCCGCGTGAATAG
- a CDS encoding carbohydrate ABC transporter permease: MMSTITRYNMTGKKWRLAPFYIGIALLSTLFIYPLIYTLLTSFKTNGEIFSNYFGLPESWRFENYAHAWVKGKIGAYFMNSVFICTVYVALVLLFSSMASFVLARLRGKWLTAVFYFFVAGMMIPVHAILIPLAQTSVSLGLSDQYSFLIGIYIASGVPYMIFIMYGFMKGLPRELEEAVIIDGGGLWTIYRNILLPLSRPVLATMGILGFLSTWNDLILALLFIKKSAMWTLSLGLLNFSGFYTTDYVGLCSAIVLVNIPTIIVYISLQEYVEKGLTAGAVKG; the protein is encoded by the coding sequence ATGATGTCTACAATAACCCGTTACAATATGACCGGAAAAAAGTGGCGTTTGGCCCCTTTTTATATTGGCATTGCATTGCTGTCGACCCTGTTTATCTATCCACTCATCTATACCCTGTTGACCTCGTTTAAAACAAACGGCGAAATCTTCAGTAATTACTTCGGGCTCCCGGAGAGTTGGCGCTTCGAAAACTATGCCCATGCGTGGGTCAAAGGAAAAATAGGCGCCTACTTCATGAACAGTGTCTTTATATGCACGGTTTATGTGGCGCTTGTCCTGCTATTCTCTTCAATGGCTTCATTCGTTCTGGCGAGACTGCGGGGCAAATGGCTGACCGCGGTATTCTACTTTTTTGTGGCAGGCATGATGATCCCCGTTCATGCCATCCTGATTCCGCTTGCTCAAACCTCTGTATCGCTGGGTTTGTCCGATCAGTATTCGTTCCTGATCGGAATCTATATCGCCAGCGGCGTTCCTTATATGATCTTCATCATGTACGGTTTTATGAAGGGGCTGCCGAGAGAACTGGAAGAAGCCGTAATTATCGACGGCGGCGGATTATGGACAATCTACCGGAATATACTTCTACCCTTAAGCCGTCCGGTATTGGCCACAATGGGTATACTGGGTTTCCTGTCCACTTGGAACGATTTGATCTTGGCGCTGCTCTTCATTAAGAAATCGGCAATGTGGACCTTGTCCCTTGGTCTGTTGAATTTTTCCGGCTTCTATACAACCGATTACGTTGGTCTTTGCTCTGCGATCGTTCTCGTGAATATTCCCACGATCATCGTCTATATCTCGTTGCAGGAGTATGTGGAGAAAGGTTTAACAGCGGGTGCCGTTAAAGGTTAA